A single region of the Apodemus sylvaticus chromosome 7, mApoSyl1.1, whole genome shotgun sequence genome encodes:
- the Rdx gene encoding radixin codes for MPKPINVRVTTMDAELEFAIQPNTTGKQLFDQVVKTVGLREVWFFGLQYVDSKGYSTWLKLNKKVTQQDVKKENPLQFKFRAKFFPEDVSEELIQEITQRLFFLQVKEAILNDEIYCPPETAVLLASYAVQAKYGDYNKEIHKPGYLANDRLLPQRVLEQHKLTKEQWEERIQNWHEEHRGMLREDSMMEYLKIAQDLEMYGVNYFEIKNKKGTELWLGVDALGLNIYEHDDKLTPKIGFPWSEIRNISFNDKKFVIKPIDKKAPDFVFYAPRLRINKRILALCMGNHELYMRRRKPDTIEVQQMKAQAREEKHQRQLERAQLENEKKKREIAEKEKERIEREKEELMERLRQIEEQTMKAQKELEEQTRKALELEQERQRAKEEAERLDRERRAAEEAKSAIAKQAADQMKNQEQLAAELAEFTAKIALLEEAKKKKEEEATEWQHKAFAAQEDLEKTKEELKTVMSAPPPPPPPPVVPPTENEHDEQDENSAEASAELSSEGVVNHRSEEERVTETQKNERVKQQLQALSSELAQARDETKKTQNDVLHAENVKAGRDKYKTLRQIRQGNTKQRIDEFEAM; via the exons GTTGTTAAAACAGTTGGTTTGCGCGAGGTCTGGTTTTTTGGGCTGCAATATGTAGACAGCAAAGGGTATTCTACATGGCTTAAACTGAATAAAAAG GTAACACAGCAagatgttaaaaaagaaaatcctttacAGTTCAAGTTTAGAGCTAAATTCTTTCCTGAAGATGTTTCTGAGGAATTGATTCAAGAAATAACACAGAGACTTTTCTTCTTGCAAGTTAAAGAAGCCATCTTAAATGATGAGATATATTGCCCACCAGAAACTGCAGTTCTTTTGGCTTCGTATGCTGTCCAAGCCAAGTATGGAGATTATAATAAAGAGATTCACAAACCAGGCTATCTGGCTAATGACAGACTCTTACCACAGCG tgtTTTGGAACAACACAAACTGACCAAGgagcagtgggaggagagaataCAGAACTGGCATGAGGAACACAGAGGGATGCTAAG GGAAGATTCGATGATGGAATACTTGAAGATTGCACAAGATCTAGAGATGTATGGTGTCAACTACTTTGAAATCAAGAATAAGAAGGGTACTGAGCTGTGGCTGGGTGTTGATGCTTTAGGTCTGAATATTTATGAGCACGATGACAA gttaaCACCTAAAATTGGTTTTCCCTGGAGTGAAATCcgaaatatttcatttaatgaCAAAAAATTCGTTATAAAGCCAATTGACAAAAAGGCACCT GATTTTGTCTTCTATGCACCTCGTCTGAGAATCAATAAGCGAATTTTGGCCTTATGTATGGGAAACCATGAACTCTACATGCGAAGGAGAAAGCCTGATACTATTGAAGTCCAACAGATGAAGGCTCAGGCCCGGGAGGAGAAGCATCAGAGGCAGCTGGAAAG GGCACAATTagagaatgaaaagaagaaacGAGAAatagcagaaaaagaaaaggaaagaatagaaCGTGAAAAGGAAGAGCTGATGGAGCGCCTGAGGCAAATTGAAGAGCAAACAATGAAAGCCCAGAAAG AACTCGAAGAACAGACTCGGAAAGCTCTGGAACTGGAGCAGGAGCGCCAGCGAGCGAAGGAGGAGGCAGAGCGGCTGGACAGGGAGCGCCGGGCTGCGGAGGAGGCCAAGTCCGCCATAGCCAAACAGGCTGCTGACCAGATGAAGAACCAGGAGCAGCTG gcAGCAGAACTTGCCGAATTCACTGCCAAGATTGCACTCTTAGAAGAAgccaagaaaaagaaggaagaggaggctaCGGAGTGGCAGCACAAA gcTTTTGCAGCTCAGGAAGACTTGGAAAAGACCAAAGAAGAGCTAAAAACTGTAATGTCTGcgccacctccccctccccctcccccagtggtCCCGCCCACAGAGAACGAGCACGATGAGCAGGATGAGAACAGTGCGGAGGCCAGTGCCGAGCTGTCCAGCGAGGGTGTGGTGAACCACCGAAGCGAGGAGGAGCGGGTGACAGAAACCCAGAAGAATGAGCGCGTGAAGCAGCAGCTCCAG GCATTAAGTTCAGAATTAGCCCAAGCCAGAGATGAAACCAAGAAGACACAGAATGATGTTCTTCATGCTGAGAATGTCAAGGCAGGCCGTGACAAGTACAAGACTCTGCGACAGATTCGACAAGGCAACACAAAGCAGCGCATCGATGAGTTTGAAGCAATGTGA